A genomic region of Entelurus aequoreus isolate RoL-2023_Sb linkage group LG19, RoL_Eaeq_v1.1, whole genome shotgun sequence contains the following coding sequences:
- the LOC133635246 gene encoding transmembrane protein 125, which translates to MPELDDFPPLRGPRGSETGLHGPADPVQIQHSILEEQVELWWFREPGKSLLCYCVAVFLILGCGLGGVGLLSTTTSVSSEWRLGAGTALCLLALGVLLKQLLSSAVQDMNCVRSRQQIDMLKSGGLSDFLVVLITGLSLLICGGVLLHLALVNHMPKPGQALNDMYITGVVLLTGGGAAVLGVGIYSVVVIMLERTRHGRRFLDRILNIFTISGHMDHQARRETTSSLANLI; encoded by the coding sequence ATGCCTGAACTGGACGACTTTCCCCCCCTGAGGGGACCGAGAGGCTCTGAAACGGGCCTCCATGGTCCCGCTGACCCTGTTCAGATCCAGCACAGCATCCTGGAGGAGCAAGTGGAGCTGTGGTGGTTCCGAGAACCAGGGAAGTCTCTGCTGTGCTACTGCGTCGCCGTGTTTCTAATCCTGGGCTGCGGGCTCGGCGGCGTTGGCCTGCTCTCCACCACCACCAGCGTCTCCAGCGAATGGCGTCTGGGTGCGGGCACGGCACTCTGTCTGCTCGCCTTGGGGGTCCTGCTCAAACAGCTGCTCAGCTCCGCCGTGCAGGACATGAACTGCGTCCGAAGCCGGCAGCAGATCGACATGCTGAAAAGCGGCGGATTATCCGACTTCCTTGTGGTTTTGATCACGGGGCTGTCGCTGCTCATTTGCGGGGGGGTTCTCCTGCATCTGGCTCTGGTGAACCACATGCCCAAACCGGGTCAGGCCCTGAACGATATGTACATCACCGGGGTGGTGTTGCTGACTGGAGGCGGGGCTGCAGTTTTGGGCGTTGGAATATACTCCGTTGTGGTCATCATGCTGGAGAGGACACGACACGGACGAAGGTTTCTGGACCGGATTTTGAACATCTTCACCATCTCGGGACACATGGACCACCAGGCACGTAGGGAAACCACCTCCAGTCTGGCTAATCTCATATGA